The nucleotide sequence TCTTTCATTTTTACTTTTGGATATGTTATAAAATTGGTCTTTTGAAAGCTTTGTTAGGAGTTTGTAATCATAAGTACCAATTGAAACCTCAATATTGAATATGAAAACAATGGTTCTAGGGTCTCTAAAGCTAACTATAGGCATTCCTCTATCTTCACTGCTAGCTACCGCTCTTGTTGTAGGTTCACTTGTAAGTTCTAACTTACCGCTTTGAATCTCATGGCCGCCAATAGAGAAAACTATGTTTCTTAAATCATAACATTGTGTCATTTCTTAAGTCTCCTTTAAGCTATTTAAGTAATTTTGTATATCTTGTGCTGTAATGTTTAGAAGAACTGCGTTCATAGAGTAGTTATAAGTAATCTCTACTGATAAGAAAAGCTTTAGAGCTTGTGTTGGTGATATTTGGGTTTTAAGATTAGAGTACGCAACAATTACACCCCTATCAATGAAACGTTTAAGCATACACTCAACAGCCGCACTGTAAGCATTGTCTCGCTTACCTGAGAGTTGCAATTCTGATAATTTACTATTTTGTCTGTTATTAAAATTCCATACTCTAATAAGCTGTGATGTAAGTTCATATTTGATATAATGATAAGTGAAAATTTCATCAATTGGAGCACCTTCAAGTGTGACTCCTTCTTTAAAAGCTTTAACACCATCAAGACCAGTCTCATTAAGCAGTGCATAAAAATTAATATTCGCGTTCCGAAGTTTAGAAATTGTATCATTATCAGTAATAGGCTCCAAGCTGCTAAATTTGAGTCCATAAGGATTAGCAGCTTGAAATATGCTAGCTTCATGTAAGTATTTAGATATAAATCTTAAGTGAAGATGTGCATCACCTTGTGAGTGGATAACAATAATTTTAGATTTAGAATTCGCACCATCTTTAAACAACTCTTTTACTTCAGATTCTTTTGTTGCAAATACAAAAAAGTGCTTATCGTCTTTAAAATGTGTATAATCATCTTTGTAAAGTACAAGCCCATCACCACCATCACTGTTATTTACGTAAGTGTTTATAAGTACAATAAATGTATATCTATTGTCTTTAAGCTCTGATTTTATTGCTTTTGATTCAGTTCCTTCTTTATATATGAGTAGTTTAACTGATTTAAGTCCAGAATCACCTGCTGAGAAGAATGCTTGGATTGCTCCCTTTAAGTATTCCTTCTCTTTACCAAATTCATCATCACTATTACTTCCTTCCTTCTCAAGTACATCAATTTGTCTCTCAAAGCTATTTATATTTAAGTTTAATATCTTAATCTTAGGCGTTGTGGTGTTAACTTTAATTTTGGAACATTTGTACACAAGTAAAGGTGTGTAGTAATTTACATAATTTATATCTAATTTAGAATGTACCAAATTCACACTAATTGTATCTTGTGGCATTTACTTCTCCTCCTTAATTAGTTGTTCGATTACTTGCACACTAGCTTTAAAAGCTTGATTGCAACAATATGCAGCATTGCTATAATTAGAATCAATTTTAACAAGTCCACTATTTTGCATATTTGTTGTAGGATAAATATAAAAATTAAGTTCAGTTAAGTACCGCTCATCTTCACTTTGCAGCGTTACCTTATGAGTATTCTCATAAATAAAATCACTAAGTAGACTATAGATTTGAAACATTGTGTAATAAGCATCTCTCTCTTTAGAGCTTATAACCTGACTTAAGATGAATATTTGAAAATTCAGGACAAACTCATTCACATTCTTATAAAATGCACCAGCTCTTGAGCCTAATGTTAGGTCATCCATATTTTCAAATTTAATTGCAATAATGTTTGCACACTCAAGAGTGTATTTAGACATGTATGGATGATTGTATGTATTAATTAAATCTAAATTTAGAGCTAATTTAGAAGTACGTTCTTTAAAATTTTTAAAATACGAGATTAGGCTTTTATGTATGTCTTTTGTACTTAATATCACTCATTTATCCTATAGCTAATAGAATGTATCATCTCCTCAGTATCAACTAGAGTAACTTCTGGATGATGCGAACCTTTATCTCTCTTAAAGTCAATTGTCTTGCTAGATAGTGCGGGTTTTACCTTTTTTGACATGACATAATTTGTGTAATAAGTAATAAATGCTTCTCCTATAGCTTGCATGCCTTTTTTTGGACTTTTAAGAAAACAGGTTCTTATATAAGGTGTATTTATATACTCTCTAAATTCATAAGCCTCAGCTACAGAATAAAGATGTGACCTTATAGGCAATTTGCTACTACCCATCTGATGAAGACTTGCAATTTTAGCATTGCGTTTATCAAACCAACCAATCTCTACTTCCATTCTACTTCCTTCAAAATCATAGTAAGATAGCCAATACTAGAGTCGATACTTAAAATTTCATAAAATGTACTTTGAGCTGAAATTCTATCTTTAAGTTCAAACTCTAGACTAGAGGTAGTATAAAGTTTATGAAGTGACTTAACATCATAAAGATTAATTTCAGGTAAACTTGCAAGCGTGTCAGCTTTGATACTAAAGAGTACCCCTGTAAACTTGCTAAACTTACCCTTATCATAAGTTATCTCATGGGAATCTAACTCCTCACACTTAGAGTAATTACCTTTGTGAAGTTTGAAATTCTCTTCATTTTGAAAGTAAGAGATTACTCTTGATGCTAGTCTTGAAAACCCATTTCTAACGTTACTAATCACTTTATAAATCCTATACAACAAGAGGGCATGTTTGTTTGGCTTTTTAGAGCACCAAGTAGCGATTCAAACTGTCTACAAAAACTTAAATTAGTATTAGCCTCATTACTAGCAGGATGATATGAAATTTCAAGCTCATTTAGCTTTTCATTTTTAATCCTCTCAAGGCCAAATTCACGTATTACTCCTGCTTGACTTAGCTTGCAGCCTATATAGTAACAAAGCAGTAATATCAGACTTGAGGAGCTAAGCATACGAGCATCAATGCTTTTAGTAATTATTATCATCTCAAGTAATTCTGTGTAAGTTTCAAACTGTGTAAATGATAATATGTCTTCATTTAAGTTAAGTAAACTTAAGACTTTACTGTGAAGTGTTTGAAGCTCGCCTGACATATCTTCTCCTCTCCTAATAATTATTAACTTTATGCCTTAATATCAACTCTTAAAATAGTATTTGCTGTTGCTAAGAGACCACCAAGCACAAAATCAAGGTATGAATGTGCAATAGTAGTTGAATCCTTATCAATTTGTTCATTTGGAATTGGCAACATGTATTTACTTGGTTTAAATTTAATAAGCTCTGCATTTAATGGATAAATTAGTATCTGATTTTGAAGTAAGTTACTTGTCTGTATATATACTTCTCTTCTATTATTAACAGCCTTTATGGTCTTAATAAGGAAGTCTTCCCATGAATCATTAGAAGAATAGGTGTTAGATGATGAGGACGTATTTGTTATTGCATATGGTTTGATAAGTTTCAAACTGGTTTGTGGATCAACTAATACCATAAATGGTGTTGAGAATTCATCTCCTAGCTCTAATTTTGCAAGTCCTGACTCAATCTTTTCAAATATCTTATCCATTTTATCTTTATCGCTACTTTGAACTTCTTCTTTAACTTGTTTTGGCATATTAAGAAGTCCGTACATATTAGGAAGCATGCGTTTTTCATTCTTTCCATCTCTCTGGATTGAAACAGCACCTGTTAAGATAAAATGGTCAATAAGTTTAATAATTTCATTGCTTGCAAGCTTATATGCTTCTCTAAAGGGGAGTAAATTGTTATTTACATCACCTGCATAATCATTATTTTTATAAAACTTCTCAGCGGTTTGCTTTAAATGTCTAAACCTGTACTGTAAGCTAAGGTAATTAAGCTTGATTGATTCTGATTTAAATCCTATCGTTGCAATAGTATTAACTTCATTTACTAATGTTGTAGGATTTGCATCAAGAAACGCATCCCATTTTATTGTTTTTAAGTATCCTATCGTTAAATTGACATCTTCGATTTGTTCATTTGGAATTGGCAACATGTATTTACTTGGTTTAAATTTAATAAGCTCTGCATTTAATGGATAAATTAGTATCTGATTTTGAAGTAAGTTACTTGTCTGTATATATACTTCTCTTCTATTATTAACAGCCTTTATGGTCTTAATAAGGAAGTCTTCCCATGAATCATTAGAAGAATAGGTGTTAGATGATGAGGACGTATTTGTTATTGCATATGGTTTGATAAGTTTCAAACTGGTTTGTGGATCAACTAATACCATAAATGGTGTTGAGAATTCATCTCCTAGCTCTAATTTTGCAAGTCCTGACTCAATCTTTTCAAATATCTTATCCATTTTATCTTTATC is from Borrelia puertoricensis and encodes:
- a CDS encoding DUF1506 family protein, translating into MISNVRNGFSRLASRVISYFQNEENFKLHKGNYSKCEELDSHEITYDKGKFSKFTGVLFSIKADTLASLPEINLYDVKSLHKLYTTSSLEFELKDRISAQSTFYEILSIDSSIGYLTMILKEVEWK
- a CDS encoding DUF764 family protein, giving the protein MILSTKDIHKSLISYFKNFKERTSKLALNLDLINTYNHPYMSKYTLECANIIAIKFENMDDLTLGSRAGAFYKNVNEFVLNFQIFILSQVISSKERDAYYTMFQIYSLLSDFIYENTHKVTLQSEDERYLTELNFYIYPTTNMQNSGLVKIDSNYSNAAYCCNQAFKASVQVIEQLIKEEK
- a CDS encoding DUF3890 domain-containing protein, producing the protein MSGELQTLHSKVLSLLNLNEDILSFTQFETYTELLEMIIITKSIDARMLSSSSLILLLCYYIGCKLSQAGVIREFGLERIKNEKLNELEISYHPASNEANTNLSFCRQFESLLGALKSQTNMPSCCIGFIK
- a CDS encoding DUF787 family protein; its protein translation is MPQDTISVNLVHSKLDINYVNYYTPLLVYKCSKIKVNTTTPKIKILNLNINSFERQIDVLEKEGSNSDDEFGKEKEYLKGAIQAFFSAGDSGLKSVKLLIYKEGTESKAIKSELKDNRYTFIVLINTYVNNSDGGDGLVLYKDDYTHFKDDKHFFVFATKESEVKELFKDGANSKSKIIVIHSQGDAHLHLRFISKYLHEASIFQAANPYGLKFSSLEPITDNDTISKLRNANINFYALLNETGLDGVKAFKEGVTLEGAPIDEIFTYHYIKYELTSQLIRVWNFNNRQNSKLSELQLSGKRDNAYSAAVECMLKRFIDRGVIVAYSNLKTQISPTQALKLFLSVEITYNYSMNAVLLNITAQDIQNYLNSLKET
- a CDS encoding DUF1463 family protein encodes the protein MTQCYDLRNIVFSIGGHEIQSGKLELTSEPTTRAVASSEDRGMPIVSFRDPRTIVFIFNIEVSIGTYDYKLLTKLSKDQFYNISKSKNERMLDLVFNDLEDIKIISNSAFFAEEPSRSYSVEAEKVTFEIRAVGCTVDN